Part of the Streptomyces sp. WMMC500 genome is shown below.
CCTCTCGGCCGCCGCCCTGGCACTGCTCGCCACGACGGTCACCCTCACCGACGCGCGAACGAGCCACTCGAAGACCCCGGCGCGGGTGCCGGAGCCCGAGTACGTCCCGTGACACGGTGAGGCCCTCCCGGCCGTACGGGAGAAATCAGCGTGCCGTGACCCGCTCCACGGGACCTGGGACGCGTCCGTCATCCCGAACGGGTCGCCGCCAGGTACTCGAACTCGTTGCGGTGGTTCGGGCCGGCGGTGGAATCCGTGGAGACGCGTCCGGGCGCGGCACGGCGGTCCTACGCTGGGCCCCGTCGCTGCCGTGGCGGCACCCGGGGAGGGACGGCGTTGTGCATCTGATCGAGTTTCCGCTGGCCGGGGACGGGGCCGGCAGTGTTCGGATCGAGGCCGACGAGGAGGCGGACGGCATCGTCCGTGCCGCCAGGCCCGGGGAGGTCGCGGCGAGCGCGGGGCGGACGCTGCAGGACGCCCTCGATGGCATCCGCCCCGTGGCGGCGGCCGTGCACGAGCGGTTGCGCGCGCTGCCGGCGGCGCCGGACCGGGTGACCGTCGAGTTCGGCGTCAAGCTGTCGGCGGAGGCCGGGGTGATCGTGGCCCGTGGCACCGCGGAGGCGAACTTCACCGTGACGCTGGAGTGGGAGTCCGGCCAGGGCCACCGGGACCGGGACCGGAACGACGACCCCGCGTGACCACCCGTACGTCCCGCCGCGCGCTGGCGCAAAACCATACGGTGGCGCCCCGGGCGCGCGATGCCCTCTGTTGCGCCCCTCGCTGACGGCGCATCATATCCTCAGGGCAGATGTCAGCTTGAGGACAGGGGGTACCGCGGAGTGGAGCGGTACGAAGAGTTCATCGAGACGGAACTGGTGGACGTGGCCGGCCTGTCGCTGGATGAGATCCTCCTGTGCGACATGGCTGCGCTGGAAGGTTCCGCCCGGCGCGTCCTACTCCAGGTCGACCTGCCGAAGCCGCTGGTGGCCAGCAAGGACAGTGGAGGTTGCTGAGCCCCGGCCGACCGCCGACAGCGGGAGCCCCCGTGGTGCCGAGCGGTGCGCTGCCGTCGTCCGCGACCCCGCCGCCGCCCCGGCCCGCGGCCCCGGTCGGCGAGGGGTTCGGCGCGCATGTGCTGCCTGCGCGCGCGTACACTCAACTCGCCGCCGGCGGCGGTGACCGCGAGACCGCACGGCTCCTCGGCCGCGCCCAGCGCAGCAAGAGGCTGCTCCTGCTGCGGATGGTGCACGACGCGATCGCGGAGGACCCCGCCGTCCTGGGGCGATTACCGACGCCCGCGGTGGCATGGGGGTTGCTGACCAGAGCCCAGCGTGCCGACGCCGCCGCCTTCGACGCCGTCCTGATGCATCCGTCCACCGGTGTGTGGGCGTCCGGGCTGCTGCGCCGTCTACGCGGTGTCGCGGCGGCCGACGTACCGCTGTGGGTCGAGGCCGGGCACCTGCACACGCTCGCCGCCGCGGCGGCGATCAGGGCCGGGACGGATTTCGAGATCAATGTGCCGGTACGGGACGGCCGTTGCGTCCATCTGCCCTCGCTGGGCACCGTGTTCTTCCCCGGCGACCTCCCCTACACCGGCCGGCGGGAGCAGAACCCGGGCCTCGCCGGCGTGCGGCGCGCCGGTGGCAGCGTCGCCGTCATCACCCCCCGGCTGTCGTGCGTCCTGCTGCCCGACGACGTACGCGCCGAGACCCGCGGCTGGCGGCCCATACCGGCCGTCCGGGCGACCGCCGGGACGCGGCAGTGGTCGGTCGGGCTGGACGACGCGGACCCGTACGGCCCGTTCGTCCGCGGCCGGGAGGTGCCGCGGCTGAGCCCGCAGCGGCTGCGTAGCTGGCAGTCGTTGCTGGACGGAGCCTGGGAAATGCTGTGTCGGGACCAGCCCGAGCTGGCCGGCAGCCTCGCCGAGACGATGCGCTCTCTCGTACCGCTGGCGCCCGCAGTGCGCGGCGAGCCGTACAGCGCGACGTCACCCGAGTCGTACGGCAGCGCCATGGTCGGCCTGCCGCGCACGCCCACAAGCCTGGCAGTCGCCCTCGTCCACGAGTTCCAGCACGTCAAACTGGGGGCTCTGCTCGACCTGGCGAGCCTGTGCCGCCCGGACGGCGAAGAGGTGCTGTACGCGCCGTGGCGTACGGATCCCCGGCCCGCGGCCGGGGTGCTGCAGGGCGTGTACGCGCACGTGGGCATTACCGGCTTCTGGCGCGGCCGGCGGCTGACGGCACCGGAGGGGGCGGCGAGCCTCGCGCACTTCGAGTTCGCGTTGTGGCGCAAGGGCACCCTGCGGGCCATCGACGACCTGGACGCCCGAGACGAGCTCACGGACCTCGGGCGGCACTTCGTGGCGCAGTTGCGCGCGGTTCTGGCGCCCTGGTGCGAGGAGTCGGTGCCGGAGCGCGAGGCGGCGGACGCGGGGCTGCTCGCCACGGACCACCGGGCCATGTGGCGGCTGCGCAACACGCAACCGCCGGCCGATGCCGTCGGGCGGCTGGCGCGTGCCTGGGCGCGCCGGGAAGGGCCGCGAGCAGGGGCTCTGGAACCGGCCGTGTCCGCGATCCGTGGCGAGGTGCTGCCGGGCGAACAGTCCCATCGGGCGCGGCTGGTGAAGTCGCGCTGGCGCGATCCGGACGAGTTCGCTTGGTGGAACGGGCGGCCCGAGCGGTCCGGGGCGCCGGCCGCGGACGTCGCCTTGGTCGAGCGCGAGTACGCCGCTGCGGCGCTCGGCTACACGGAAGAAGTACGCCAGCGGCCCGAGGCGTCGAGCCCGTGGGTCGGCCTCGGCCTTGCCCTGGCCGGCCTCGGCGAGGAACGGGCCGCTGCCGCGCTGCTCGACCGCCCCGAACTCGTACGGGCCGTCTGGCTGCACCACGGCTCCGCAACCCGGTCCGGGGCAGGAGCATCCCCGGTGTCGCTGGCCGAATGGCTCGGCACCGCCGACTGAACACAGCGTGGCGGAGGGAGCCTTCTCCCTCCGCCACACCGCGCCGGCGTACTCGGAACACTCACCTCCGCAGCGGAGGAGTGTGCCCCGGCCCGCCTTCAGATCACCATGACCTCCGCGTCGCAGTCGGCACGGTCGCCACGCGTTGCCGCGGTCGTCGCGGGGTGGCCCTGCCCCAGGCTCTGCCGCAGGCTGGAGAGCGCGGCGGCGTAGAGCGTCTCGGCCCGCTTGCTCTTGCCGAGCGTACGCAGGTCGGCGGCGAGGTTCAGAGCGCAGGCGAGTGTCGTCGGGTGACTCGCGCCGAGCGCCTGGTGCGTCCGCCGGTAGGTGTCCTCGTCCAGCTCGGCCGCCGCCTGGTCCTGCCCCTGGCCGGACAGGTCGCTGGCGAGGTTGATGGCCGCGGCCAGCGTGTAGGGGTGCTCGGGGCCCAGGGTGGAGGTCAGCCCGTCGACCGCCTCCTGGTCGAGCGCATGCGCCTGCTCGGTCTCGCCGAGGTGGCGCAGCGCGACGGCGAGGTTGGTGCCGACCGCGTAGGTGTACGGGTGCGTGTCGCCGAGGTTTCGGCGTAGCCGCTCCAGCAGCTCCTGCCCGGTCGTGCATGCTTCCTCGACCTGGCCCGCCTGGCGCTGGGCGATGGCGAGGCTGGACGCCGCGCACTGGGTGTCGAAGTGGTCGTCACCGTAGCGGCGCCGGTAGCGCTGCCACGCATCCGCGCAGGCTTCGAGCGCCCCGTCGTGGTCACCGGCCTTGCGCCGGGCGACCCCGAGGTGCCGCAGCGCGAGCAGGGTGGCGGGCGTCTCGATGCCCGCCAGTTGCTCGAACCTGGTCGAGTTGATCTCCTGAACCTCGCTGGCCCCGATGTAGTCACCGCACTCCCGCAGGTCGACCGCGAGCAGGCTGCCGAGGAGCAGGGTGAGGAGCGCGTTCTCCCCCAGCACCTCGACGGCGAGCTGGAGGGTCACGGCGTC
Proteins encoded:
- a CDS encoding HEXXH motif domain-containing protein — encoded protein: MVPSGALPSSATPPPPRPAAPVGEGFGAHVLPARAYTQLAAGGGDRETARLLGRAQRSKRLLLLRMVHDAIAEDPAVLGRLPTPAVAWGLLTRAQRADAAAFDAVLMHPSTGVWASGLLRRLRGVAAADVPLWVEAGHLHTLAAAAAIRAGTDFEINVPVRDGRCVHLPSLGTVFFPGDLPYTGRREQNPGLAGVRRAGGSVAVITPRLSCVLLPDDVRAETRGWRPIPAVRATAGTRQWSVGLDDADPYGPFVRGREVPRLSPQRLRSWQSLLDGAWEMLCRDQPELAGSLAETMRSLVPLAPAVRGEPYSATSPESYGSAMVGLPRTPTSLAVALVHEFQHVKLGALLDLASLCRPDGEEVLYAPWRTDPRPAAGVLQGVYAHVGITGFWRGRRLTAPEGAASLAHFEFALWRKGTLRAIDDLDARDELTDLGRHFVAQLRAVLAPWCEESVPEREAADAGLLATDHRAMWRLRNTQPPADAVGRLARAWARREGPRAGALEPAVSAIRGEVLPGEQSHRARLVKSRWRDPDEFAWWNGRPERSGAPAADVALVEREYAAAALGYTEEVRQRPEASSPWVGLGLALAGLGEERAAAALLDRPELVRAVWLHHGSATRSGAGASPVSLAEWLGTAD
- a CDS encoding CU044_2847 family protein; its protein translation is MHLIEFPLAGDGAGSVRIEADEEADGIVRAARPGEVAASAGRTLQDALDGIRPVAAAVHERLRALPAAPDRVTVEFGVKLSAEAGVIVARGTAEANFTVTLEWESGQGHRDRDRNDDPA